The sequence GAAGAAAACCCCCTGCGCCTACGACTGTGACGATTAACGTCACAAGACACATGACACAAAAAAACGGTTTTAATTATCCTACTATAAACAGTTAATCTCACttaacaatatatttataattagaAGAGTATATTAAAATGATCTCAGATCTCACTATCCCTGTTttctagtttattttttatcactGCCTGTTACCACGCATACAGTACCGATTTTCCATATAAAACTCTCCTAAAACTCTTTTCATTCTCTCGAAACAGTAAAATCCATACACAAATCCAGCTTTGCATGTTTTATGACTGTGTGCATATTGAAAACAAATTCTAAGATGTTATGCCTTCAGAATGTTTATCAGTTGTACAACTCTGTCATATTGAGGTCAGATCTAGTAACTGTGTTCAACAGCAAGTATCATATGTGCACAACACATTTCAAACTCACTAAATGTATCTATAAGGTattgttttgttatgttttgaGGGGTTGTCATAGATGTTTTACATGCACCCCTGACATTTAATTTGTTTCAGCTGTGGCAACTACAGTACATACAAACAAAATTCCATAGAAATGACTGAGTCtgaaacatataaataaatatttccgTCAAAACTAAAGTATTTTCATGAATCATGTTGGCAGTTTTAAAGTGATATTTGAATGATTGTTTCGATTATCACAAACTTCTTGTGTTCAGGGGCAAGCAATCCATCAACATCTAAGCAATATTGGATTATATCTTTTGCGCAGCTGTACAACTTATGATATCTGGAGACTGTAATCACTTATTGAAAACCTAAACTTGCCTCTGGATGTTTTGAGTCAGAGACAACTACCAAATAAGAAACTTTCAAGAACGTTTTCTGATGATGGTGTGTCCTACTTAGCATCTCTTGCTCCAGGGCAGTCTGAAGGGGAAAAGGGCTTCTCTCTAAAATATTCATGGACATTCTGGACAAAAGTTCTCTAAAATGTGCATTTCCAATGAGAAGGAACATTGAGGGAACAGACACTTTGGTACTTTGCCACTTTGGCACACACTCTGTGCAGCTCTGCAAAATTTAGTCACTATATTTTACTGTTGCTCCTTTTTTATACCACCTGCATCACTGTTCTTAGTTGCATTCACAAAGTAAAAGATTAATGAACCATAAAACTTACACATTCTACATAATGTAACAGTTTTAATGTATGACAAATTGTTTTCGATGTCCCTCATTTGTAAGCaattttggataaaagcatctactaaataaataaatgtacatgtaaAGTGTAGCTTTTCAGATTAATTGCCATCACATAAATCACATAAAGCTTCCTCTTATTTGCTTTgttaaatcacaattataatacCTGTCTAAGTGATTAATATGGTCCTGCTGGTTATGTTTGAGCAGGCCCATTGTCTGTGATCAAGCAGCCTGGAGCAGACAAACAGtctaacaaatatttttttaaggtTTATTTCTGAGTATTGTTGAGTTCTTGTCAGTCAGGGCTTTCTTCTTCCCAGTGCTTTCTTCTGTAGTCTAGCTTCAAAAGTGGACATTCCAGAGAGAGGCTTCACTGACCTCAATGGAATCCTGCAGTGTGCCAATGCTGCCTCCAAATCAACCATCCTCATTCTGCTGGACCTGTCCGATGCCTTTCAAGCTAATGACACACAACTTGAACCGATTCTCAAAGACCAGCTCACTGTCTCTGAACCAATCTCCTTTCAGACAAATTGGCCAGGATGAAAGAACAACACCTGTAACCCAACCTAGCAAAGACAGACCTCACTGTCAACGCAGCCAGCCATAATACAACACAACATCTCCATACAGACAGGCTTGATTGGTTTCCATTGACAGTGCAGACTTGTTATCTTGAGTTATCTTGAGGGCAAAAACCAAAGCTATAgggttttacagtttttgtattcatttaatAATGATGTTCTAAACATTACATGTATTTCAGTCTTTTATGTAATGCAGAACTTTACACAAGTAACAGTTCTGTGATTTTGATTTGGTCTAGTTATGTTCCATGATAACAACACACCGACACACTAATATCACAACATATCCTATCTTCCCAGGAGGTGCAAAGCTCCAAAGTCAGTGTGTGCGCATTCATCTGAAGAGTGACAGAATGGTGGCAGGGGGAGGATTTAGGCACAACACCTGCAGCTTTTTCATGCTCCATGCCAGACATTTTGAGAACATGATCTGACCAGCTGTATGTCTGGCAGTGCATTCAAGTAAGAAGTCAAACAGAATGTTTTGATATTACCACCCTAAACCAGTTTTAATGACACCCGCGTTGGTCTTTAAATGTTAGAAATGTCTTTGATCAATAAATtgtgttatttaaaggtgcattCTGTAAGTTTTTATGTTCAGCTAGCTCTTGTGCCAATACTACCAGTGTTTTTGGATTTTATACTGACACCTACTGGAATGGATGCATGAAGTTTGTTTACTTACTGCTGCCTCCTCACAACCTTCACAAGTGTTTTATCTTGTTACTTTTCGACTATTTTTCATTATCATCCATTATCATTCTTGGAGTCAATCTCAGCCATTTTGCACATGTTGTTGATAGAGCTCGTACATGACTGACTGTTGCAATTCACTGGTCTATGTGAGTTCTCTCTCTGCAGTGGCTGAGTTGGATGCATTTTGCAGTGTGGCAGCTGTGACCATCATGTGTTTATGCTTGGCACTAGATGTCCCAACATTTATTCCCAATCTGTGGTGTGAGAGCTGCAGATTGTTGAAGTTTGTCTCATGATTCTAGCAAGGAATGTTTGTTTGACATTTTATGTTTCCTTTTAAACTCACTGTGCTTGGACTGTCCGGTGGATCACACACATATACTGATCCATAACATGACTCTGGACTATCCTGTTGACTCAGGGTCAGTTGTAATGTTGTGTCATTTTTATGTATACTACATTGTATATGTTTGTTGTTATATTATCTGATttgtttcactgtaaaaaaaattacagaaaaGGTGCTGGTAATTTTCTGCCAGGACATTATCCATGAAGTTTTATACTTTTATAGTGTTGTTTTATTTagatgcatttttatatttatgccTTGAACACTAGCTAAGAGCACTATataaattaatcattattataatCATTAGTAATGCTGCCTTCAAGTGCACCTGGGAAACTCATTCCTTGAGTCGGGCGTTCATTATTACGACATGTTTCGTATTCAAATTGGAAACAACAGGGAAGCAGCCTAAACAAAACATATGAATCAAATTGTGAACAATAAACCCAAATAACTACATCTAAattcaaaatgatgaaaaataTAAATCGTTATACCTTATTTGTACATGctataacaaataaatgtttttgttacatAAAGCAAACTGTGAAAGTTGAGTGATTCACTTTACACCATTCACTGCAGGCTTGCTTTCCACTTACTGATCTTTATATATCCATTTTGCAATGTGGATGCAAAatgaatacatatatatatatatatatatatatatatatatatatatatatatatattgcaatgtGGACATGagctatttttttattcattggcTGCTAGGTAACTAGAAGAATAACAAATATGCCctacaaaccagtgtgtttatgacaataatgaattaaaataatatgatgacaaataccagtttgcaatatcaagcagcacaacggactgttgttttttttttacacctaAAAAAAGACCACACCGTAAGCCTTGCACAACATTCAAGTTACAAATGGCTGCACGTGCTTTTACATTAAAGGTTGATACATTATATCTATATATTATAGTTCAGTGTTTCCATGTTTCAAATACGCCCTTTAGGTTGTTACAACTTGTGTATCATCTAAAATTCAGAGTTTCCCACTTGTAAATACGACTTTGCTTGGTCATTCATGTGCTTGCAACTCTTTATTACCATATTTCCAACTCCACTTGAAGGGtacataacattttaaactGCATGGCACTGGTCATGTTAAGTCAATATGGTGGTAGACTACATTTGAGGGCAGCAACCCACTTCATGTCAAATAAAACAGCCTTTTTTGACGGGCTATGACAGGAATcttcaaaaactttttaataagcaaaaagtgcacttttaagTAACAACTCACCAACTAACACGCCATGTAGGCTAACCAATATGTCGCTAAACCTCAGTCTGAGGCGTTTACTCCCTATGTAAATAAATAGCTAGCCTACTGTTGATAGACAAAtctgtaaatatgtaaaatccGAATAGTGACCTGTGCATTTACCAGAAAAGTTTAAACATTCTCGTCAaacattcttcttcttttttttttttttcattctcatTCCCCCTAGAGAAATATGAAACGACATTTTGTCAAGTCTCATGATCTGGTCACATGGTTCACGTCCATGCGATTGTAGCTGTACTGAACACAGAAAGAGTTTGGGAGGAGAGACAGGGAACATCGCACAGGAGAGGAGAATTCATAATGATTATATTTCTCATGTAAGAAGATGCAAATGTAAAGcgaaatggacaaaaatgcGTTTTGAAATCATGAAAGCCGGCAAGGTGAAATTATGCGCGTCAATTTGTATGTGGCTTGGAATAGTTACCTGGATAGGAAATGTTAAGTTGCATCTTTGGTCCGTATTTGTCCAACAAGCCACTGAACGAGGCTCTGGCGTTGTGTTCTCTTTGGCAAACGAGCAGGTAAACGTTTCTAAAAGACACGCGCTAGGAAACGCAGGATTTCGCGATGGAAAAAGTTTTCATATTCGCTCCCCGTTCATTCTGGATAACGTGGTCGAGCACCGGGTCTTCTGGAGCGCGTGGCTGGAAGGTCTCTCCACTCGTGTATttggcgtggagcacgagaggAAGTGGAGAGATCAAGTTCGGGACGCTCGGGTGGTCGTGCTTGAAGCGGGCTGCGGCAGACCCACAAACCGTCTCGCGACCTTCGCCGACGGCACGAAAGCATGCGTGCGATACGGCATCAACGCGGATCAAGTGCTGGGCGAAACGCTCTCGTATTATCTGGCGGAACTGCTTGGGATTTCCAACCTTCCGCCCTTGGCGCTTTCCAAACTGAACCTGTCCAGTGAGCAGTGGGCAAGTGTGCGGGAAAATATCGAGGCATTGGAATGGTCGCCAAATGCCATTGTGTCTCTCACTGAGTTCATCCCAAATGTCACTGAAGTGTTTATTCCATTACATTTACGAAAACAGCAAGGGGGAGGACTGCAACTCTCTGCTGAGACTATATCGAACATGACTGTAACATATCTGGTTGAATTAATGCAGTGGAGTGATCTAAtcttatttgattatttaacaGCCAACTTTGATCGAATTGTCAGTCACATTTTCAGTCTTCAATGGGACGCGCGCGTAATGGAAAGGACCACTAATAACCTTCTCAAAACAATCAATGGACATTTGCTTTTTATTGACAACGAGGCAGGGCTTGTTCACGGATACAGAGTGCTTGACCTGTGGGAACGATATCACATAGTACTGCTAAGTTCGTCGTGTATATTTCGGAGAAGTACAGTCCGGCGGATATCTGAGATGAAGCGCTCCGGAAACAGCGcaaagctgctgtgtgaactGTACCGCGCGAGGGAACCGTTAGCGCGCGAGCTGGGCTCTCTGTCTGAAGAGCACGCGCTTACATTGCAGAACAGGATTGATGTCGTTTACAAACATATTAAGCAGTGCACAGAAGTCATGTAGACATTTGGCAGCTCGGCACAAGTGTTTCCATTATATACGTTGATGTAAATATTCGTTGCTGTCTGTACTGTTACTTTATCATAGCTATCAGTCATTCCAATATACTGCTTTATAGATTTAATGAATAACGAATAGAGGTATTAGCTGTTTAGTATGTATCAGCTGTTTAGTCTATGGGCTGATACATTCTCCCTCTCCtgctgaagaagaaaaaaagaaaagaaaaaaaaaaacatctggtTTCCTAGGCTGCTCTTTTGGTTGGTTTTTAGAAGGATTTGGAACATTTCTCGGCTGATCAGACATGCTGCTGAGCAGCACTTTGGCCAGGCAGCAACCtgttttaagatgttttttgttaaagggatagttcacccacaaatgatgtcaccatttactcaccctcaagttgttacaaacatgtatgagtttctttattctgttgaacacaaaaggaaatattttgaagaatgttggtaatcagacatttgacagtagccattgacttccactgTATTGTTTTTTCTTACTATGGAAGtaaatggctaccgtcaactatctggttaccaacattcttcaaaataacttcttggtgagctatccctttaatgttttttgtttttttttcctcccatgagggtcaaaataataataaaaatgtaatcaaataattattttctcttcgttttcctttaaagggttagttcatccaaaaatgaaaattctgtaatttattactcaccctcatgtcattccaaacccgaaagacctttgttcatcttcggaacacaaattaagatattttcgaTGAAATCTGTGAGTGTTCTGGCCTCCGTTAGACTGCAAcacaattaccactttcaaggcccagaaaggtagcaaagacattgttaaaatagtccatgtgactacagtggttcaactttaatgttacaaaGTGACAGAAATACTTTCTGTGccgcaaaaaaaacaaaaatttgtttgcagactcagtattggccgacactgtacacgtgagcagccggccaataatgagtcaccgttctgacgtagaacacggaagcgctgcactgtgtttacaatgtcaactgcataggagaatgacatggaagagaagaaattgttgaataaagttgttatttttgtttgttttttgagcacaaaaaatCTCaccacttcataacattaaggttgaatcactgtattCACGTTGACTATTTCAAAAGACTATTTTGTTGaatgttccaaagatgaacataGGTtgtacgggtttggaacgacatgacggtgagttattaatgacagaactttcatttttgggtgaactaaccctttaagcttgtGTGATATGTTAGCTGTGTGGTGTTGATGGGGTTTTGATGATTAGGGGAAACTGGCAAGTGTTGTagcaacatttattttaatgaacaaATTGAGTTTTTCATAAATGTCGGTCTTTGCTTCATCCCATTGTGTGCAATATTTGTAGGTCCAGTAGAAGTAAATTCCTCCACCATGGTCAACCATGACATTTTAGTATCAGTTTTTGAGATCATTTTTGTAACATGTAGATCATCTTAGCATCGGTTTGAATGTGAATAGGCTTTACAGAATGATGTATGACTGTCCACTGCTGCTTATTATGAATGCTGGGACAGTAATGCTTTCTTATGATATAGAACTATTTAGCTATAATATTGATCTGCATGATTGGTATACTTTATGAACCCCTCCCTGCATAACAATTACATGAGTTATTGTTCTAGTTTAGAATTATACTTTAGTTTATTtgcccacatttttttttttttttttttttttttttttgcagaatattatcagcaaagaaaaaaacattctttCTTGCCTTCAGGAAATGCAAGTCTTATACTTGTATTCATATTATCAAATCTGTCAATTGTGTTCAGTTCCAGATTCAAACTATAAATCAGATGTGATAGAGGCAGAGTGAACTGTCACTAAGTATTAAAGTCAATTTTTAAAGCACACTTTCATGAGAGCATGACTCTTCCAAAGGTgcaaaaatgctaatttaaaaTGCAGTAAACAGCTTTAGTCATATAGAAGCAATACCATTTTTTTGGGAATTGAGAGAAGGGGTTTGGATGAAACAAATATGATATCTGACAGAACAGGGGGCTCATTCCTGTATTTCCCCATAGACTCCCAGTCCTTTCATGGCTTGTGTTGAGGGGGATTTGGTTTCAAAGGCATTTGCAGCTTTCATCAACATCAGTCATAGCCTCTTTAGGCTATTTTATCTTGACTACTTTGGGATCCGGAACACCACCAACAAAGTGAGCCTTTTAAATACTTTTCTGTGCCACATATATTTCATGTTGGTATGACTTTCATATACGGTATAGCTTATATACAGTAGAAGGAGCACAGAGGTGATTAGGTGGAGGTCAGAGGTTAACTAGAGAGGAATGTTTATACCAGATCAGCCACCTGCCCAATAAGTCAGTTTCCATGTCAAACACACCCCATGCACTGCCTCGGCTAAATATGTTTACTCTTACAGTTTACAGATCATAAGCTATCTCAGTAAGTCTACTCTACTGAAACTCTTACTGTATGGATGCTGGTGTTGTGTTGTACTTATTTGAAGACATTAGGATATATAGTAATTTTATAAATCATTCAAAGGTTTgtggttagtaagattttttttttaataaatactttttttgtccAGCGTGGGATGCTTTAAATTGACATTTATACTGTTACCAAATAtgtcaatttcaaatga is a genomic window of Megalobrama amblycephala isolate DHTTF-2021 linkage group LG3, ASM1881202v1, whole genome shotgun sequence containing:
- the fjx1 gene encoding four-jointed box protein 1, producing the protein MIWSHGSRPCDCSCTEHRKSLGGETGNIAQERRIHNDYISHVRRCKCKAKWTKMRFEIMKAGKVKLCASICMWLGIVTWIGNVKLHLWSVFVQQATERGSGVVFSLANEQVNVSKRHALGNAGFRDGKSFHIRSPFILDNVVEHRVFWSAWLEGLSTRVFGVEHERKWRDQVRDARVVVLEAGCGRPTNRLATFADGTKACVRYGINADQVLGETLSYYLAELLGISNLPPLALSKLNLSSEQWASVRENIEALEWSPNAIVSLTEFIPNVTEVFIPLHLRKQQGGGLQLSAETISNMTVTYLVELMQWSDLILFDYLTANFDRIVSHIFSLQWDARVMERTTNNLLKTINGHLLFIDNEAGLVHGYRVLDLWERYHIVLLSSSCIFRRSTVRRISEMKRSGNSAKLLCELYRAREPLARELGSLSEEHALTLQNRIDVVYKHIKQCTEVM